The stretch of DNA TTTGGGACCTAAAAATGAAACGCCGGTACTGGTTATGCGGAAATTTAATAATAAAAATGCAGCGATGGCGTATTTTGAAGGCGTTCAGAAAAACCTTGGCGACTTCATTGATCCCAATACGGTGAAGTATGACCTGCTGCCTATTAGCCAAAACAATTACCGACAGGTGCTTAGGGCTAAGACCTTGGATGGTTATAAAGCTTTTTTTGAATTAAATTATTAATGCCAATATATACATCAATAAACCAGGCGAGACAACAACAGTTCATGTAAAGGATACCTGACTAAACTGTTACTGTCTCGCTCAGTTTATACATGTGCCTGGTCGCGTAGACCTTAATTAGGCCAGCCCTAAAAACATGTACTTATCATTTTATTTCTACTTTCCCTTCTGCTTCCTCGAAAAAAGAAAAGCGCCAATGCCTGTTCACTTTCTGAGGTAAGATATTTTTCTTTTGTAGGCCCGAAGGATTGCCTCTTTTTTTATTTACTTTGCGCTAAAACATAAAACATGCGCCAAATTGTGCTTTCCCTATGGCTATTACTCCTAATAGCTGCATGCCAAACGAGTCAACCTATTAGCACCCCAGCAGGAGCAGAAAACATTGAATTGACGATTCTGCAAATGAATGATGTCTATGAAATTGCACCGCTGGAAGGAGGTAAGGCAGGAGGCCTGGCCAGGGTAGCCAGTGTAAAAAAAGCACTCCTCAAAGAAAATCCTAATACCATTGCGATACTAGCGGGCGATTTCCTGAGTCCTTCCTTTGTGGGTACCTTAAGGAACGATGAAGGAGAGCGCATTGCTGGCCAACAAATGGTAGAAACCCTCAACGCCTTAGGCTTAGATTATGTTACTTTTGGCAACCACGAATTTGATATTAGTGATCCATTATTACTCAAAAAACGAATGGACCAAAGCCAGTTTGAATACATTAGTTGTAATGCCTTTTGGCTAAAAGATGGGAAGCAACAGGCTTTTGTGCAAAAGGTGAATGGGCAGGATCGGCCAGTACCTAAGTACATCATCAGGACGTTCAAAAACAGCCAGGGCAAAAGCATGAAGGTAGGCTTTATTGGGGTAGTGTTGCCTTTTTCCAAACAGGATTACCTCGTGTATAGTGATGTAGAGGAAAGTTTCCGGCAGGCCTATGAGGAAATCAAGTCACAGGTAGATATTTGCATCGGCATTACTCATCTAGATGTCGTAGAAGATCAAAAATTGGCAGCTGCAGTTCCGGGTGTTGCTTTATTTATTGGTGGGCACGACCATACGAATATGAACCATTATGTGGAAAATACCATCATTACCAAAGCAGATGCCAATGCGAAAACGGTTTATGTTCACCGATTGACTTTTAATCCGCCTTCTGGGATGTTCCAGATTCGTTCTAGCCTCCTGCCTATTGATGAATCTATTGCAGATGACCCTGTTACCAAGACAGTGGTAGACCGTTGGCAAAAGAAGGTCAATGTACTGATGGATCAAATGGGATTTGACCCGGACCGGAAGCTACTCACCATTAGTGAGCCCCTGGTGTGTAAGGAAGCTTTGGTGAGAACACAGTCCACTAATTTCGGGCGATTGGCCACAAGCGCCATGTCGGCAGCCATACCCGGCGCTGATGTCTATTTGATGAATGGCGGCTCTATGCGATTGGATGACAACCTTTTCAATATCGTCACAGAATATGATGTATTGCGAACCTTCCCTTTTGGTGGCCCGATCGTGACGATGGAAATCCCGGGGAATAGCTTGCTGCAATTATTAGATACAGGACTAAAGACCAACCGTGGGGATGGAGGATATTTACAGTTGATACAGGCCGAATTTAAGGATAATGTTTATTTGATTAATGGTGCACGGCTACAAGCCAACAAAAACTACAAAATTATCCTTCCGGAATTTCTGGCACAAGGCAAAGAGCAAAACCTGGCGTTTCTGGGAGACTTTTCCTACGAGAAAAAGGAACACTTCCTGATCGATGGGAAGGAAGTAAAGAATGATATCAGGAATATCGTCATCGCCTATTTTCTACGACTTGGAAGTTACTGAGGGTTTAAACTTAATCAAATAAAACAGTGTTCTGAAAGTATTAACCAATAGCTTTTATGGAAGATTTAACATTCAAAACTACGATTAATTGCCAAAATTGTGTCCGAACGGTGAAAGGTTTCCTGGAGGATATTAAAAACATTGAGCAATGGGAAGTCGATACCACCCATCCTGATAAAATCCTGCATGTAAAAGGTGAGAAACTAGATGTGGCAGCAATTATTGAAGCGGTGGAAGAAGCTGGGTTTGATATTGAAAGCATTCCGGCTTAGTACTTTGCAAAGTACTCATTGACAAACAAACCGAATTAAAATGGAGTATAGAACACTAGGAAAAACGGGTTTCGAGATAGCAGCTATTTCGCTTGGCACCTGGCAGGTGGGCGGCAAATGGGGCAGCGCCTTTGATGCTCAAAGCGCATCGAAGATTTTACATGCGGCGATTGACGAAGGCATCAATTTTATTGATACCGCTGATGTATACGAGGCAGGTCAAAGCGAAAAGGCAGTCGGCCAGGTCCTGAAAGAAAGATCAGAGCGAATTTATGTCGCCACTAAGTGTGGACGGCAGCTGAAGCCTCATACCAGCGAAGCATATACCCCAGCTGCCTTACGAGGTTTTGTAGAAGCTAGCCTAAAAAACATGGGCCTGGAGACCCTTGATCTCATTCAATTGCATTGCCCTCCTACGGCAGTGTATTACCGTCCGGAAATATTTGAACTGTTTGATCGCCTAAAGGAAGAGGGAAAAATCCAACACCTTGGGGTGAGTGTAGAAAAAGTGGAAGAAGCGATCAAGGCGATGGAATTTCCCAATGTAGCTAGTGTACAAATTATCTTCAATTTATTTCGCCAGCGACCTGCTGAGTTGTTTTTTCAATTGGCAAAGCAAAAAAACGTTGGTATCATCGTCCGCGTCCCACTGGCAAGCGGATTATTGACTGGCCAATTTCACCAGCATACAGTTTTTGAAAAGGGCGATCATCGTTTCTTCAATAGAGAGGGAGCAGCGTTCGATAAAGGAGAGACTTTTTCGGGTATCCCATACGAGACGGGCTTGGCGGCAGTGGAGGCTTTAAAAAAGATTTTTCCCGATCTTGACAACCTGGCCCCTATCGCCCTTCAATGGATATTGGGCTTCCCGGAAGTAAGCTGTATCATACCAGGTGCCTCACGAATGGAACAGGTGCATTCTAATCTTTCTGCCTTGAACTTGCCCAAATTAAGCCCTGAACAATTAACACAAATGAATGAGATATACACTCAATATATAAAATCTACCGTACATCATTTATGGTAAAATAGATGAATCTTAATCAAATCACTATTCCATCTACCGACTTTCCGACTTCTCACCTTTATGCTGGCTCTACCAATATTGAATCCCGATGGGATTGGAAATGGCTTGGGGTTTGTTTGGTCTGTTGCTGCTTTCAGCCCTCGACTTACGACTTTCAGCTTCATGCTGGCTCTACCGATATTGAATCCCGATGGGATTGGAAATGGCTAGGGGTTTGTTTGGTCTGTTGCTGTTTTCCGGCCTCATGCTGGCTCTACCAATATTGAATCCCGATGGGATTGGAAATGGCTTGGGGTTTGTTTGGTCTGTTGCTGCTTTCCGGCCTCATGCTGGCTCTACCAATATTGAATCCCGATGGGATTGGAAATGGCTAGGGGTTTGTTTGGTCTGTTGCTGCTTTCCGGCCTCATGCTGGCTCTACCAATATTGAATCCCGATGGGATTGGAAATGGCTAGGGGTTTGTTTGGTCTGTTGCTGTTTTCCGGCCTCATGCTGGCTCTACCAATATTGAAGCCCGATGGGATTGGAAATGGCTAGGTGTTTGTTTGGTCTGTTGCTGCTTTCAGCCCTCGACTTACGACTTTCCAACTTCAAAACGTCCAGTTAATTTCCTACCCCAACTACTTTCACGGGTACGCCATTAAAAGCTGCATTCCCGGTCAGGGAATCGATGCGGTGCTCATCCGTCAGATCGTTGAGGCTAAGGCCAGGATGCTCGGCAGCCACAGTAAGTCGGGTATCACTGCGGTCGTGTCCCCAGCCATGGGGCATACTGACAACTCCGGGCATAATTTCATCGCTCAGCTCTACTTTTATGGTCAAAGTCCCTGCCCTGGAAGTAATGTTTACCAGTTGTTCTGGTTTAATTTCTAATTTGTCGGCATCATTAGGGTGCATCAATAAAGTACATCTATCCCGTCCTTTCACCAGGCGATAAACATTATGCATCCAGGAATTATTAGACCGCAGGTGGCGTCTCCCGATCAATTTGAGGGGGAAACCGGCAGTTTTTTCGTGGTTTTGTTGGTTTAATCTTTCCAGGTCGTTCAGGAAAATAGCAGGTGCCAATTGGATGCGCTGGTCTGTTGTAAAAAGACGACCAGGAAGACAAGGCTGTAGGGGCCCCAGATCTATACCATGAGGTTGAGCAACTATTTGCTCAAAGGTAAGCCCCTGTGGTGCATAGGGTCCAGATTGTAACCCAAAAGCCAACACCTGCTCCGGGTTTTGAGCGGGAACGGCCGTCCCTCCCATTCGCTTCGTCAGTGCCTTAAATATTTCCCAATCATGTCTTTGGTTTGCTTCTTTTTCGAAAAGCGCAGACGAATACTTCGCTGTATTGCGAATGGCCAAACTATGAAAAACGATATCATAATGAGATACTTCGAGTCCAGTGGTTGGCGGCAAGATGACATCAGCATGGCAAGTTGTTTCATTGAGGTAGATATCAATGGCGAGCATAAAATCCAAGCTATCCAGTGCCTTTTCCAATTGTTTGCCATTGGGTATTGAAAGCACAGGGTTCCCTGCAATGGTCACCAGGGCTTTGATCTGGCCCTCTCCCGGTGTGAGGAGCTCTTCTGCCAAACAGGCCACGGGGAGCTCTCCGGCAAATTCGGGTAACCCTCTTACCCGGCTTTGCCATCGGTTGAAGTTTAGCGCTTTACCTTTCTTTCCAAACATTCCTATCTGGTCAAAAGCAGGCAAGGGGAACATCGCCCCACCGGGTTGATCAAAATTGCCGCTTATGATGTTCAGGACATTCACCAACCAAAGACATAGTCCGCCATATAATTGGGTAGAAACGCCCAAACGACCATAACAAACCGCCCGTTCCGCCTGACTGAAATTCTTGGCGATCTGGCGAATCGTTTCTGGAGAAATCCCAGTTTCCGCTGCTACTACTTCAGGGGCATAGGCCAAGGCTAATGATCTAATTTCAGCCAAACCTTCCGTAAAATCAGCCAATTGGCCAAGGTTTTCCCACCTTTCCTCAAAAATGACATGGATTATCGCTAGCAAGCATAGCGCATCTGTCTCTGGGAGAATAAAATGATGCTCATCGGCTCTTTGAGCCGTTTCCGTACGCCGGGGGTCCAGTACGACCACCTTCCCGCCTCGCCCCGAAATAGCCCGTAGGCGGGTACCGATATCAGGCGCCGTCATAATACTGCCATTCGATACCAGGGGATTACCACCCATGATGAGCAAATAATCGGTATGGTCAATATCCGGAATAGGTAACAAGGAGGCATGCCCAAACATTTGCAAAGCAGCAAAATGATGGGGCAACTGATCTGCCGACGTCGCACTAAAGCGGTTGCTCGTCTTCAAGCTGCGGACGAAATTCGGCCCAAAAACCATTGTTCCAAAATTATGCACATTGGGATTGCCCTGGTATACGCCCACCGCATTGTCACCATACTTCTGCTGGACGCCCTTTAGTTGTGCTGCCACATAATCAAAAGCGGCTTCCCATTCCATCTGTTCCCAGCCATTCGCTGTTTTGCGAATAGGGTATTTCAATCGATCCTGATCCTCATAAATGTCCTTCAACCCTACTGCCTTGGGGCAGATGTGTCCTCGGCTAAAAGGGTCCGCCTTATCACCTTTGATGGTTAGAACCTGCTTATCTTCGACTTGGATTTCCAAACCGCACATGGCTTCACAGAGGTTGCAGGTACGGTAGTGGGTGTATAAGTTGGACATATTGGTTAGTTATTTAATTGTTTATCTGACATTTTTCAGGATAAAGCCTTCTTTCTGCGGCTCCAGAACCACCACAACAAAAGTACCCCACCCAAACCGGCCAGCACATAAAAAAGCCAGTTGTTCCCCCCACCTATTGGCGAGGTATCGCCAATCAGCACAAAAGGTGCCCAATAAAAAGGATGAGCTTTGATATTCGACTGCGCTTCCAAAAATTCGATTTTGGCCAGGTGAAGGGCTTCGTCTTTGGGGAGGTGGCGTTTGATATGGGTATAGAACTGGTACATCAGTTGCCCAGTGGTTTCATCATCGATGCTCCAGAGGGTGGTCAGGGTGCTCTTGGCGCCTGCATAGGCGAAGCCCCGGGCCAGGCTGATGATACCCTCGCCCCGTTGGTACTTCCCGAGCCCTGTTTCGCAGGCGCTGAGGACGACCATCGCCGCTTGAAGTCGCATGTCGTAGAGGTCACGGGTAAAAAGCAGTCCTTGATCTTGCAAGGCAGTATCTGGCGATAAGGCAATAAAAGAAAAGGCATCAGCCTTGTCATTTAACACCCCATGGGTAGCCAGGTGGAGCATATTATAATGGGGGGCCATCTCTCGAAATTGGGCAA from Saprospiraceae bacterium encodes:
- a CDS encoding bifunctional UDP-sugar hydrolase/5'-nucleotidase, coding for MRQIVLSLWLLLLIAACQTSQPISTPAGAENIELTILQMNDVYEIAPLEGGKAGGLARVASVKKALLKENPNTIAILAGDFLSPSFVGTLRNDEGERIAGQQMVETLNALGLDYVTFGNHEFDISDPLLLKKRMDQSQFEYISCNAFWLKDGKQQAFVQKVNGQDRPVPKYIIRTFKNSQGKSMKVGFIGVVLPFSKQDYLVYSDVEESFRQAYEEIKSQVDICIGITHLDVVEDQKLAAAVPGVALFIGGHDHTNMNHYVENTIITKADANAKTVYVHRLTFNPPSGMFQIRSSLLPIDESIADDPVTKTVVDRWQKKVNVLMDQMGFDPDRKLLTISEPLVCKEALVRTQSTNFGRLATSAMSAAIPGADVYLMNGGSMRLDDNLFNIVTEYDVLRTFPFGGPIVTMEIPGNSLLQLLDTGLKTNRGDGGYLQLIQAEFKDNVYLINGARLQANKNYKIILPEFLAQGKEQNLAFLGDFSYEKKEHFLIDGKEVKNDIRNIVIAYFLRLGSY
- a CDS encoding heavy-metal-associated domain-containing protein, producing MEDLTFKTTINCQNCVRTVKGFLEDIKNIEQWEVDTTHPDKILHVKGEKLDVAAIIEAVEEAGFDIESIPA
- a CDS encoding molybdopterin-dependent oxidoreductase; translation: MSNLYTHYRTCNLCEAMCGLEIQVEDKQVLTIKGDKADPFSRGHICPKAVGLKDIYEDQDRLKYPIRKTANGWEQMEWEAAFDYVAAQLKGVQQKYGDNAVGVYQGNPNVHNFGTMVFGPNFVRSLKTSNRFSATSADQLPHHFAALQMFGHASLLPIPDIDHTDYLLIMGGNPLVSNGSIMTAPDIGTRLRAISGRGGKVVVLDPRRTETAQRADEHHFILPETDALCLLAIIHVIFEERWENLGQLADFTEGLAEIRSLALAYAPEVVAAETGISPETIRQIAKNFSQAERAVCYGRLGVSTQLYGGLCLWLVNVLNIISGNFDQPGGAMFPLPAFDQIGMFGKKGKALNFNRWQSRVRGLPEFAGELPVACLAEELLTPGEGQIKALVTIAGNPVLSIPNGKQLEKALDSLDFMLAIDIYLNETTCHADVILPPTTGLEVSHYDIVFHSLAIRNTAKYSSALFEKEANQRHDWEIFKALTKRMGGTAVPAQNPEQVLAFGLQSGPYAPQGLTFEQIVAQPHGIDLGPLQPCLPGRLFTTDQRIQLAPAIFLNDLERLNQQNHEKTAGFPLKLIGRRHLRSNNSWMHNVYRLVKGRDRCTLLMHPNDADKLEIKPEQLVNITSRAGTLTIKVELSDEIMPGVVSMPHGWGHDRSDTRLTVAAEHPGLSLNDLTDEHRIDSLTGNAAFNGVPVKVVGVGN
- a CDS encoding aldo/keto reductase; the protein is MEYRTLGKTGFEIAAISLGTWQVGGKWGSAFDAQSASKILHAAIDEGINFIDTADVYEAGQSEKAVGQVLKERSERIYVATKCGRQLKPHTSEAYTPAALRGFVEASLKNMGLETLDLIQLHCPPTAVYYRPEIFELFDRLKEEGKIQHLGVSVEKVEEAIKAMEFPNVASVQIIFNLFRQRPAELFFQLAKQKNVGIIVRVPLASGLLTGQFHQHTVFEKGDHRFFNREGAAFDKGETFSGIPYETGLAAVEALKKIFPDLDNLAPIALQWILGFPEVSCIIPGASRMEQVHSNLSALNLPKLSPEQLTQMNEIYTQYIKSTVHHLW